From a single Mangifera indica cultivar Alphonso chromosome 19, CATAS_Mindica_2.1, whole genome shotgun sequence genomic region:
- the LOC123203211 gene encoding TMV resistance protein N-like isoform X2 has product MSIQRVSSYGSSPSSSWIHDVFISFRGEDTRKNFTDHLYTALTWKGINVFKDDIELEIGKPISSELLNAIEKSRISIVVFSRNYVSSTWCLDELVKIVECKNSLGQMVIPIFYDVDPLVELEQMGYFEEAFCNQEEAFRDNLQQVQKWRSALMEVINLSGWDSKDRHESEFIRAIVEEVSSKLGGSTSTFMNLKKLLVSCLDQLQAQAQTMRIQWGRSVISSSPFFFFKFFSRRYPMTCSETSPKAR; this is encoded by the exons ATGAGCATTCAAAGAGTGTCTTCATATGGATCTTCTCCTTCCTCAAGTTGGATACATGATGTCTTTATAAGCTTTAGGGGTGAGGACACTCGAAAGAACTTCACAGATCATCTTTACACTGCTTTGACTTGGAAAGGAATCAATGTATTTAAGGATGACATAGAACTTGAGATTGGGAAACCCATTTCATCAGAACTCCTTAATGcaattgaaaaatcaagaaTTTCAATAGTTGTTTTTTCAAGAAACTATGTTTCTTCTACTTGGTGTTTGGATGAACTTGTTAAGATCGTTGAATGTAAGAATTCATTGGGACAGATGGTCATTCCAATTTTCTACGATGTGGATCCATTAGTAGAACTAGAACAAATGGGATACTTTGAGGAAGCGTTTTGTAATCAAGAAGAAGCATTTAGGGACAATTTACAACAGGTGCAAAAATGGAGGAGTGCTTTGATGGAGGTGATTAATCTCTCTGGATGGGATTCGAAGGATAG GCATGAAAGTGAGTTTATCAGAGCAATTGTGGAAGAAGTGTCAAGTAAATTAGGAGGTTCGACTTCAACATTTATGAATCTGAAGAAACTACTTGTTTCATGTTTAGATCAACTGCAAGCACAAGCGCAGACAATGAGAATCCAGTGGGGCCGATCCGTAATTTCAtcatcacctttttttttttttaaatttttttccagaAGGTATCCGATGACCTGTTCCGAAACCTCACCTAAAGCCAG gTAG
- the LOC123202811 gene encoding uncharacterized protein LOC123202811 isoform X4: MMLLSCTLNLPNISNLPNPETELEHFGRFGIAVRYCNKQQTQPNSANRKLLNFLLNKNELTATSVESSLDKEAEDDKYNDEEARDEVFFPVINIFSSRDCNDW, translated from the exons ATGATGCTGCTGAGTTGTACGCTAAATCTGCCAAACATTTCAAACTTGCCAAATCCT GAGACCGAGCTAGAACACTTTGGTAGATTCGGCATTGCTGTGAGATATTGCAAC AAGCAACAAACTCAGCCAAATAGTGCAAACCGAAAGTTGCTCAATTTTCTGCTCAACAAGAACG AGCTAACAGCTACTTCAGTTGAATCATCACTAGATAAAGAAGCTGAAGATGACAAATATAACGATGAGGAAGCGAGGGATGAAGTTTTTTTTCCtgtcattaatatttttagtagTAGAGACTGTAACGACTGGTGA
- the LOC123202811 gene encoding uncharacterized mitochondrial protein AtMg00310-like isoform X1 yields the protein MMLLSCTLNLPNISNLPNPETELEHFGRFGIAVRYCNKQQTQPNSANRKLLNFLLNKNGVDVKKHKAKIAWEEVCVLKEEGGLGLMTSKEWNKVAITKHLWNLLQPHSSSIWVNWVKKNCLKRKNIWEGKMGGESTWLWKKLMNLINEMESKIKIIIGNGTHTSLWFDNWHPNGPLCKKIWRPYNL from the exons ATGATGCTGCTGAGTTGTACGCTAAATCTGCCAAACATTTCAAACTTGCCAAATCCT GAGACCGAGCTAGAACACTTTGGTAGATTCGGCATTGCTGTGAGATATTGCAAC AAGCAACAAACTCAGCCAAATAGTGCAAACCGAAAGTTGCTCAATTTTCTGCTCAACAAGAACG GTGTAGATGTGAAGAAACACAAGGCCAAAATTGCTTGGGAAGAGGTTTGTGTGCTTAAAGAGGAAGGAGGGTTGGGCTTAATGACTAGCAAAGAGTGGAACAAGGTGGCCATAACCAAACACTTGTGGAATCTCTTGCAACCTCATAGTAGTTCCATTTGGGTGAATTGGGTAAAAAAGAACTGCCTTAAAAGAAAGAACATTTGGGAAGGGAAGATGGGAGGAGAAAGCACCTGGCTATGGAAAAAGTTGATGAATCTCATAAATGAGATGGAGagtaaaatcaaaatcatcataGGCAATGGGACGCACACCTCTCTATGGTTTGACAATTGGCATCCTAATGGCCCTCTTTGCAAAAAAATATGGAGAccatataatttatga
- the LOC123203211 gene encoding TMV resistance protein N-like isoform X1 has protein sequence MSIQRVSSYGSSPSSSWIHDVFISFRGEDTRKNFTDHLYTALTWKGINVFKDDIELEIGKPISSELLNAIEKSRISIVVFSRNYVSSTWCLDELVKIVECKNSLGQMVIPIFYDVDPLVELEQMGYFEEAFCNQEEAFRDNLQQVQKWRSALMEVINLSGWDSKDRHESEFIRAIVEEVSSKLGGSTSTFMNLKKLLVSCLDQLQAQAQTMRIQWGRSVISSSPFFFFKFFSRRYPMTCSETSPKARYSLFPLFDFQGRSSLM, from the exons ATGAGCATTCAAAGAGTGTCTTCATATGGATCTTCTCCTTCCTCAAGTTGGATACATGATGTCTTTATAAGCTTTAGGGGTGAGGACACTCGAAAGAACTTCACAGATCATCTTTACACTGCTTTGACTTGGAAAGGAATCAATGTATTTAAGGATGACATAGAACTTGAGATTGGGAAACCCATTTCATCAGAACTCCTTAATGcaattgaaaaatcaagaaTTTCAATAGTTGTTTTTTCAAGAAACTATGTTTCTTCTACTTGGTGTTTGGATGAACTTGTTAAGATCGTTGAATGTAAGAATTCATTGGGACAGATGGTCATTCCAATTTTCTACGATGTGGATCCATTAGTAGAACTAGAACAAATGGGATACTTTGAGGAAGCGTTTTGTAATCAAGAAGAAGCATTTAGGGACAATTTACAACAGGTGCAAAAATGGAGGAGTGCTTTGATGGAGGTGATTAATCTCTCTGGATGGGATTCGAAGGATAG GCATGAAAGTGAGTTTATCAGAGCAATTGTGGAAGAAGTGTCAAGTAAATTAGGAGGTTCGACTTCAACATTTATGAATCTGAAGAAACTACTTGTTTCATGTTTAGATCAACTGCAAGCACAAGCGCAGACAATGAGAATCCAGTGGGGCCGATCCGTAATTTCAtcatcacctttttttttttttaaatttttttccagaAGGTATCCGATGACCTGTTCCGAAACCTCACCTAAAGCCAGGTATTCTTTATTTCCGCTTTTTGACTTTCAAGGCCGTTCATCATTAATGTAA
- the LOC123202811 gene encoding uncharacterized mitochondrial protein AtMg00310-like isoform X2, whose product MMLLSCTLNLPNISNLPNPETELEHFGRFGIAVRYCNKQQTQPNSANRKLLNFLLNKNDVKKHKAKIAWEEVCVLKEEGGLGLMTSKEWNKVAITKHLWNLLQPHSSSIWVNWVKKNCLKRKNIWEGKMGGESTWLWKKLMNLINEMESKIKIIIGNGTHTSLWFDNWHPNGPLCKKIWRPYNL is encoded by the exons ATGATGCTGCTGAGTTGTACGCTAAATCTGCCAAACATTTCAAACTTGCCAAATCCT GAGACCGAGCTAGAACACTTTGGTAGATTCGGCATTGCTGTGAGATATTGCAAC AAGCAACAAACTCAGCCAAATAGTGCAAACCGAAAGTTGCTCAATTTTCTGCTCAACAAGAACG ATGTGAAGAAACACAAGGCCAAAATTGCTTGGGAAGAGGTTTGTGTGCTTAAAGAGGAAGGAGGGTTGGGCTTAATGACTAGCAAAGAGTGGAACAAGGTGGCCATAACCAAACACTTGTGGAATCTCTTGCAACCTCATAGTAGTTCCATTTGGGTGAATTGGGTAAAAAAGAACTGCCTTAAAAGAAAGAACATTTGGGAAGGGAAGATGGGAGGAGAAAGCACCTGGCTATGGAAAAAGTTGATGAATCTCATAAATGAGATGGAGagtaaaatcaaaatcatcataGGCAATGGGACGCACACCTCTCTATGGTTTGACAATTGGCATCCTAATGGCCCTCTTTGCAAAAAAATATGGAGAccatataatttatga
- the LOC123202811 gene encoding uncharacterized mitochondrial protein AtMg00310-like isoform X3 encodes MSLRRMIRRLFYSLKGRLNILKMQKQQTQPNSANRKLLNFLLNKNGVDVKKHKAKIAWEEVCVLKEEGGLGLMTSKEWNKVAITKHLWNLLQPHSSSIWVNWVKKNCLKRKNIWEGKMGGESTWLWKKLMNLINEMESKIKIIIGNGTHTSLWFDNWHPNGPLCKKIWRPYNL; translated from the exons ATGAGCTTAAGGAGAATGATAAGAAGGCTATTCTATTCTTTGAAAGGGCGTctgaatattttgaaaatgcagAAGCAACAAACTCAGCCAAATAGTGCAAACCGAAAGTTGCTCAATTTTCTGCTCAACAAGAACG GTGTAGATGTGAAGAAACACAAGGCCAAAATTGCTTGGGAAGAGGTTTGTGTGCTTAAAGAGGAAGGAGGGTTGGGCTTAATGACTAGCAAAGAGTGGAACAAGGTGGCCATAACCAAACACTTGTGGAATCTCTTGCAACCTCATAGTAGTTCCATTTGGGTGAATTGGGTAAAAAAGAACTGCCTTAAAAGAAAGAACATTTGGGAAGGGAAGATGGGAGGAGAAAGCACCTGGCTATGGAAAAAGTTGATGAATCTCATAAATGAGATGGAGagtaaaatcaaaatcatcataGGCAATGGGACGCACACCTCTCTATGGTTTGACAATTGGCATCCTAATGGCCCTCTTTGCAAAAAAATATGGAGAccatataatttatga